DNA from Phocoena phocoena chromosome 1, mPhoPho1.1, whole genome shotgun sequence:
GGCATCAGAGCGAGACACAGGACAGCAGGGCTGGCCAGTAAGCACCATGTCCTGGAGACCTGGACAAAGCCTTGTGTACACACATCtgtacaagcacacacacaccttaTTATATAGTAATAGCTAATGCTTACTTGGCACGTACTGAATGACAGGCCAAGTACTTTACacatcttatttcatttaatcctcacaacaaccccgaGTTGATACTATTATTAGCCCCTTTTTATAGGTGACGGAAGTGAGGCACAGAAGTTGTTATTTGGTAAAtaatggagccaggattcaaacccaggcagtctagctTCTGAGTCTGTGCTTTTAAGCACCTTGCACATTTCCTAACTTTCATTGACATGCAATCagacatacagatacacacattgTCACACAAACCCATGTCTGTTCCATGTACATCCACACACGTTTTCTTCCAAGTGTACACATTGACATACATACTTTCACAGATATACTCAGACATTTCTAATTCGCAGgctcacacattcacacacattttTATACAAGTACATATATTCACTCAGACTTTCACAAACACATGATGACCCATCAGATATTTCCATATCCACTCAAGTTTTCTCACACTCCTGTTCCATTCACACTCACACACCATGATGCAGATACAAACACACAGGCCCAGAAATCCTTGCTTTGGTGTTACCCAACCTCCCCTCCCGCGCCCAGAGTTGTAGCCTTTAGCGCTGAGTGGTGCCCACACCCATGCCAAGCTGGCTGGGAGGGTCACACACGGGCAGGCGGGCCACCACGCAGATCAGACTGGGCCCTCCCAAGAGACGGGCAGGGAAGTGCCCCAGCCCCTCAgcttggggtgagggaggggttcTTCCCTACCCCAGCTCCCCGCCCCAGGATCGGGCCAGGCTGAATGGGTCCTCTCTGGGCAGGACGTCATCCCGAGGGAGGCTGCCGGAGCCTCAGGACAGGTCTACTGATCAAGGGGTCTGAGCCCCCCAGCCCTTGCCCCGTGGCCCTTTGCTGGCtgccctcctgcagcccctcACCTCTCCAGCCAAGGCCCACTGCTGATGTCGCTCGGTTGCTCCGGCaggggaagccctctctctgccCAGCTGGCTGGGGGAGATCCCACCCAGACAGAGAGTTTGATTCATCAAACCCTGTGGTAAGGCAAgcgggtagggagggagggaacaggCAGCGGGCTGGGCGGGGGCCTACCCTAGCCTGGCCTCGCTGTGGGCAGGCTGGGCAGCGAGGACCCCCCCAGAGGCCCCTTCAGGCCAAAGGGGCAGTGCCCAGCCTCGCAGGGCCAGGAGACCCAGGAGACAGAGACTGAGAGACCGAGGGACTGAGACCTGGAAAACTGAGACCCTTTAGACAGCAACCCAGAAACCAAGACCCCAAAGCACTCAAAACCAGAAAACCACAGACGCTGAGACATTCAGGGACCCAGAgatggagacacagagacagagacactgaAAATTTCAGACAGACCAGATATTCAGAGACAGATGTGAAGCCCGGAAAAACTCGGGGAGACACATGGGCAAATGTTTCATGCCCCGCAGGATTGCCAGTCTCGTGCGGAAGccagaaatgaaaacagttaCAATCCAGGTTGGCAAGAGCCAACCCAGAGGAACCGTCAGATTAGGGTGCTGGGCTCTGCTCAACCCGGGCATTCCAGGAAGGCATCCTGGAGGAAGTGAGAGTGAACTGTTCTGGCTGAAATACCCAAGGACCCAGGTCCACAGAGATAGGGAGAAAGCCTCGGCATGAGAGAAACAGTGACAGTGTCAGTGAccctgggagagagggaaagaggggaggaCCCAGTGGAGGACAGCTGGATCTGTGACTGGGTCCCACTCTCTGCAGTCCCTCAACCTGCTTCCCCCTGCTTTCTCATCCCCTGCCTGGAGTACAGGTAGGGTGGCTGCTCCTGAGGGACAGTTACTCCTCCAGACCCTCCCCACAGGGAGCAAGTCTCTTCTTATCTGGTAAATGGGACAGTCATGCTTCAAAACGCAAATAGGAGAATTAAGAATAATGCAgggggcgcttccctggtggtgcagtggttgagagtctgcctgccaacgcgggggacacaggttcatgccccggtccaggaagatcccacatgccgtggagcggctgggcccgtgagccacggccgctgagcctgcgcgtccggagcctgtgctccgcaacgggagaggccacaacagtgagaggcccgcgtaccgcaaaaaaaaaaaaaaaaaagaataatgcaggggtacttccctggcagtccaatggttaagactcctcgctcccaCACAGGGGACCACTGCCCACCAGACAGGTCTCTTTCTCTGCTGGAATCAGAAGTCCTTAACACAGAAGTCCCACTTGCTTCTGTGGGTACACATGTGCAAGAATACACACTCTGCTCCCTTGTATTCTGGGTGATTCTCTCCACTTGGGTTCTGGAAGCCCCTAGAGGGCAGGGAGGAACCCCCTGCCCTTGTCAGTTGCAGGGATAAATGAGCAAAACATGGAACCCTTGGGGCAGGAgcacccccaatttttttttttttttttcagtacgcgggcctctcactgttgtggcctctcccgttgcggagcacaggctctggacgcgcaggctcagcggccatggctcacgggcccagccgctccgcggcatgtgggatcttcccggaccggggcacgaacctgtgtcccccgcatcggcaggcagactctcaaccactgcgccaccagggaagcccgcacccccaatttttttaaaaatttctttttttggccatgccacgtggcatgcgagatcttagttccctgaccagggatcgaacctgtgccccctgccgtggaagctcagagtcctaaccactggaccaccaggggattccaaGGAGCACTCCCTACTAAAGCCTCAGAGGAGAAGGCTGGGTAAATGGAGGGGGGCGTGTAAGGCTTCCTCAGGGGCCACAAGGCTGGAGGCAGGTCCCTAGGGAGGAAGTCAGGAGTGGGTCAGCCTCCACCTCCGTCCAGGCCAAGGGACAATGAGAATGACCCATCTAGCCAGGATGCCAGCCCTGTGGCCTTCCATGGATGTTGTCCACTCAGCCTCAATGCTGGGGACCAAGGAGGGGCAGAACTATGTCCATAGTGTTTATAGCTTATCTctgctagaagaaaaaaaaacctcaggaaGAGACTGGCCCCAGGTAACAGAGGGCCATTACCTGCCCAAGACATTGTCACAGGATACTCTAGTGCCCACTAGGCAAGGGTCATTCTGGAACCCACAGGGGAAAACCCCTGCCAGCGTTCAAGGCCCTGCATTGACACTGGCCTTAGGCAAATCAtagcctgggcctgggcctgagtGTGCCCATCTGTAGAGCAGCCCCTAGGGCCCCTCTCAGCCACCCCATCTAGGAAACTGGTCATTGTGAGTATCTCTGCAGGCTGAGAAGGGTGGGCAGGGCCAGAAAGGGTCCTATCCAGTGGGCACTGCTAATCACATGGACAATGGGCCCACTTGGTAAGGCTGGCAGGGAAGGGTCCCTGGACACTACTATGGTCCGGAGAAAGCATCTCTGACCTCCTGTGTCCAgcttttcccttccccctccctggtgCCCCCTGCCCTGCTGCCTGAGGAGTAGGGCCCTGCCAGGGCCCCTCTTCTCCTTAAGGAACAAGGCCAAGTGGGAGGTCATGACTGGAAAGGGAATCCAGGCCAAGCAGGCTGTGGAGCCCCAAGAGGCCTTAAGTGTGTGGGAGCCAGGATCAGAGGCCAGGCAGGCTGCACAAAGGACTCACTTGGGAAGACTGGCGGGAGGAGGATGGGGTTGCTGGCAGCCAGGTGGGGCCCTACCTCAGCCAGGGAGCTCCGTCCAGCCTCCAGCACGGTCCAGGGCTCCAGGACACCCTGGGAGCTCTGGGGATGCAGCCGGGTCCTCAGGGGGCGATGTCAGCATGGCCCCTGAGCCAGGCAATGCAAGCTCCCGGGTATTgtgtggggcagggagaaggggaggcaaGGGCGGAGGGAACCTCGCGGGCGGGCAGGCGGCTGTCTCAACGTGCCTGCTCCCCGCCCCCCTTTCCCAGAACCGGTTTGGCCAGTCTGAGGTACAAGAGGGGGGCTGGAACAATGGGAGTCCTATGCCCAGGAGAGACTCTGAAGGACCCCAGACCGACATCCTAAAGATGGGGGAGGCACTGCTTTTCCTCCCAGGGGACAGACAGGTCACCCCTCTTCTGGAGCTTCCCAAATGTGAGATGTGCTCGGGGGGCTTCTTGGGGCTGGGGAGCATCCTGGGAGTTTTGCAGAGAAACTCCCAAGCCTTGGTCTCCTCAGGGATCCTGAGAACTCTGCAGTGTGTTGATCCTCTCTGAGCCTGCTACAGCATCTATAAAGGGATCACTCATCTCTATGGTTGGGAGACGGAAATCGTGAAAGCCAGTGACGTGACACACCTGGCACCATCCTGGCCATCCTCCCAGCATCGCAGCTCCTCAAGAATGATCTATCCTCCCCTGCTACCTGTAATGACCCACCCTCACCATCTCCAACAGCCTCCTCCACCAGACTTCCCAGACTCTAGTCCACACTGAATGAGCCCTCAAAAAACCAATTCAATGTcccgaatggataaagaaaatgtggcacatatatacaatggaatattactcagccataaaaagaaacaaaattgagttatttgtagtgaggtggatggacttagagtctgtcatacagagtgaagtaagtcagaaagagaaaaataaataccgtatgctaacacatatatatggaatcttaaaaaaaaaaaaaaagaggttctgaaaaacctaggggcaggtcaggaataaagacacagatgtagagaatggacttgaggacacgggaagggggaagggtaaactgggacgaagtgagagcggcatggacatatatacactaccaaatgtaaaattgctagtgggaagcagccgcatagcacagggagatcagctctgtgctttgtgaccacttagaggggtgagatagggagggtgggagggagacgcaagagggcggGGAtaggggaatatatgtatacatatagctgattcactttgtgatacagcagaaactaatacaccattgtaatgcaattatactccaataaagatgttaaaaaaaaaattcaaatagccCAGTGGTATGCAATCTTCgcatgccttcttttttttttttggccacgcggtgaggcttgtggaatcttagttcccccaccagcaATCGAACCCCCCCGCACTGGCAGTGAAAGCTGCCGGAGTCCTAATGGACCACAGGGAATCCCCTTCACATGCCATTTATTTGAGCAATTGGTAATTGCCAGACACTTAATATGAAGATGTATACAAATACTAATACTCACGTTGCTTAACTATTGTACActcactgtgttccaggcactgttctgagcacttcACATAAACAATCATTTACTATCCACCACAACCCAGATAGATAGTTACTGCTCCTACTTACCAGATGAGGACATGAGACTTGTACACGTTAAGTACATTATCCCATTTAAATCTCTCATCAGTTCTATGAAGTCCCTATCTTACAAATGATGAAAttgaacttgcccaaggtcacacagcaaataaaaGTCAGAATTCATATTCAGACCCAGGTCTGTGACTCCACCACCAATCTGTGCCCTTAACTACTGCCCAGTACTGCCTCACCAGGCTTTGGGGAGGATCTGGTGAAGAGTGTGTGGAAGTCCATTGGGAGGTGTCTCAGCTGACCTAACTACAGACACTTTCATTACTATTGACACACTACAGGTCTTGATGAGCATACAGGGCAGCAGGTCCACGCCCAGACCCTAATGAGCTCTCCCTTACCAACTGCTGACCATTCAGTTCAGAAAGGTTAGGTCCCTTCACTCCTTCATATCCACTTCGCCCCCCAGAGCACAGTCACATAATGAGGAGACACTGCACAGAGCGGTTGGGGACCAGATGTCCATGGAGAGGTGGCACGCTGGGGCGCAGAGAGGATTATTGTCAGCGTTGCACATAGAGCAGGACACTGGAAACATGAAGAGGGAGGCAATGCAGGACTAGGGGTCTTCAGAGAACCCCAGCCCTCTCAGCCCAACTCCAGGGCCGACCTTGGGGCCGCTGGCCAAGGTACTGCCCAGACCCCTAGCTGGAAGCAGAGGACCCCAAAGGAGGGAGGATCCTGGGGGAACTAGGGTCTTGGAAGGGCAGTCTCTCCTCACTCGACCCTACGTCCTGGGCTCTGGGAACAGCGCCCTTGTTGCAGTGGACGGAAAGCAAGGCTAGGTCAGGCTGAGCAGGAGGGCCCTCCAGAGCAGAAGCGACAGTGGTGGAAACAGTGTAAAAGAAGGGGCGTGGCGTGCGCGGAGCTGGATGAAGAGGGCGGCCAGGCGAAAATTTGAGGACAATCGGCCAATCCTCCCCCTGGGCGAGGCCAAACAAGAGGGCGGGGCAAGAAAGCAGAGCATAGGCctgggggcaggcagaggggcGTGGTCAGAGGGTGGGGCCAGGGTCCGTGGGCGGTGCTAACCGAAAGTAGCGCCTCCCTGTCGTCCTCCAGCGCCTGCTTGGCCAGGTAACGCTCGCGCTTTATCTTGGTAGCCAGGGCGGCTGGCACGTCGGGCACGAGCCAGGCGATGAGGCCCAGGAAGAACACCACGtgctggggagaaggaggggccaAAGAGAAGGACTGCTTTAGCAATCTTAATCTGCCGAGCGTTTACTAAGTGCAAGGCACTATTCTGAGGGTTTCCGGGTATTCgttcagttaatcctcacaactctagGAGGTGAGTAAATTACTTCCCCTGTTTTACCTGTAAAGAAACCGAAGCATAAAGAGGTCCTCATTTGCCCAAAGACACAGAGGTATAATTCGAACCCCTTAACACTAGGGACCCTGTTAGAATCAGAGCTAGAGAAAGAGGATCTTGAGCAAAGCTGGAAGGAGCTCCAGGGCTGTTGCCAAGAGACAATAATAGTAGTAGTCGTGACATTAATTCACTGAGCACCCACTATGCTGTGCAAGTACTTGCCACTGAATCTTCATAGCGATCCTATGAAGTAGATCCTATTCTGTAACATACCCCGTTTACAGCCAGTCAGCCGCACAGCCTGAACTTGGACCCGGGTCTGTCCGACGCACAGACATTTTTGAGCCTACCTCGAAGGCGATGATGAAGCCCAGACGCACAGCCAGCAGCTTCCAGTAGAAGAGGGTGAGATTCCTCTGAGCGTCGCGAAAACCCTTGTACCTGGGTTGAGGAGGGCGCGGGGTCCCGCGAGGTTCTCGACTCCGCGACCgcactcccacccctccccaccctagAGCCTGGCCCTGCCAGGTTAGCAGTACCCTCAGCCAGCTCTGCCCTCTAGCCCGCCCCCTAGACTCAGCTTCCTGCCCTCCCAGTtaggccccgccccacccctcccacAAGCTCACTGCCCCGCCTCCAGATTCAGcaccccgcccccagccaggCCCAGCGGGTCCGCAGACTCAGGACCCCGCCCCTCCCAagcaggccccgcccctcccaaGCAGGCCCCGCCCCACCGCGTTCAGCCCCGGCCGGTGGTTCTCCCACCTGCAGGGCGTGTGGTTGCCCTAGGCAAGGTAAGCAGGGGGTGCGGGCGCCAGCATGAAGTTGACGTAGCCGCACAGCTGGCTGTGGTGTTACTGGTACAGGAGACGTGGCAGGAAGTCCGAGGTGAAGGCCATGAGGAAAGCCTGCAAGGGGGCTTCACAGGAAGGCCGTCCCGCCTTTCAGGGCCCAGTCTCCTAACTCATCCCCGCCCAGGTCCGGCCCCACTCCCGCAGGCAGGAGCCTGTGCCCGAGGATCCTAGCCTTCTGCCCCTATTTCCCAGTCTCTCACCCTGATTTCCACCCTCAGCCCCCATTTCCCTATTCCCGAGCCTCCTCCCAGTCTCTGATCTTCATTTCCCCCTCTGACCCTGTATTTCCCTCCTTACCCCCCTCTCCTCACATTCACGATGACAGAAAGGTAGGCAATGGCTTCAAGCAGGAGCAGCCGGGTCCGCTCAGCCACCAGCCGCCAGTACTCGCACAGAACTTCTGGGTGTCCGGTCGGATCTCCACCCAGTTGTTGAGCAGAGCAAATAGGGGTGCCGGTGGGAAGGCTGCCACGAAGATGGTGATGAACCTAGACTGCAGCACTGGAGTTGGGGAGTGTCAGGCCTGGGGTCACCTCCCCTGCTGGGCCAGGCCCCCAGGAACCCTGCTGGGCCACTGCTCACCCATCTCCAGGTATTCATCACACTGGCCCTTGAACTCAATGAGCTCACAGTCCTCTTCCCAGCGCCGCTGCTCCTGCCTGATCTGGGTGTCCTGCAGCCCGGCCAGGTGTCTCTTCTGCTGCCAGGTCTTCAGCTTCCTGGGACAAGACAATGCCATTTCTATCCTCCCACTCCCTTAAAGATAGGCACCATGATTATTtacactttacagaggaggaaatggagactcagagacCTGGCCCAAGGCTCCCCAAGTTGTAAATGGTGCAACCAGAGCTCAAGTCCTGTTTGTTAGACTCCAGAGTCCAGGGCTCTTAAACTCTGTGCTTCCTACATGGCCATTCTCAGTCTCTGAAAGCCCTTCCCCAATCTAAAATGCTAATAGAAAGCCCTCCTCTTTCCTGTTCAGCATATCATTTAATCCACTCAACTCTCTTGGAGaggtattattgtccccattgtacaagtgagcaaactgaggcttagagagaagcAAAGCCAGAGCTTACAGGAGGCAGAACTGGGACTTATGTTCCAAGGTCCTGACCCCCATGGTGGGGGGCGGTTTCTGCTTTGCTCTCATAAaggccccctgccccagcctgacTAGGCCCAACCCCCAGATCATCCCCTGCGCTCACAGCACAACGAACTCCTGCACGTTGCTGACCAGCTGTTTGCCCACTGTGATGATGAAGAGCTGTTGAGCAAGCTCGAGAAGTCAGCCTCCAGGCTCGCTGTGATTGGCAGACACACAGCACCTTACTCAGGGCTTAGGGGCTGGCCCCCTACTCCTTGGAGGCCCCAGAGGCAGATCCTGCCCTGCCAGACCTGAGGGTGTGATGCCCCCCCCCACCGTCCCTCAAGAGCTGGCTCTCTAAGGATACTCACGTCCTCGTTCCACATGCCAAGCAGCCTGCCATGCTCACCAGGGTATCCCACAAACCTGTAGACCCACCGCATCTGTTGGCAATGTGCCCACCCCTTCTGGAGCCAGGCCACAGCTAAACTCCATGCTGAGGCTGacctctctccctgcccacccactgAGAGATAACTCTGGTGACCGGGCTGCTGGGAGGCCTTGTCCCACCGCCCCCAACTAGGCTATGTTCCCAAGGCCTGTTGGGACCATGGCCCATATCTACTGCTCAACCCATGAGAAGTCAATTGGGTATTTCTGGCCCAGGAAGAGGGAGTCATGctgctggtggggggaggggtggttctTTTGGTGATTCTCCCTCCCATTCCTGCCAAATGACAATGGCAATTACACAGTAACACCACCTCCTGGGAGTCTAGCCCTTGAGGACTCCTGACCCATCCTTGTTAAAAACTGGAAGCTCCTACAGGGAAGGCCCAGCTCTGGTTCatttctgtgtccccagcatccaGTCCAGACTGCTCAGTGGAAAGGCGACCACAAAGATGGTGATGAAGCCAAATGTCAGCAATGGGaggttgagtgaatgaatgaatgcaggtGTTCGAGTTTCACATTTACCCAGTGATGCACTGGAATATTAGAGTTGAGAAAATTGAAGCCCAGGGATTTCCTTGGGGCAGCGGTTCAGacttcatgctcccaatgcagagggcccaggttcgatccctggtcagggaactagatcccacgtgcatgccacaactaagagttcgcatgctacaactaaggagcctgcctgccgcaactaagacccagcacaaccaaaataaataaataaatagatatttttttttaaaaattgaagtccAGGGAAATCAAGGACCAACTTCAAGGTCAAGACCTTGGTAGAGACAAATCTAGAGGCTCAAGGATGCTGCCACTCTGCTGGCAAATCATCTGAGAGTCGACAGCCTTGGTGGGGGTGAGTGGAGGAGTCCTCACCTGCCTTTGAAGAATGCCACAAAGAAGGGAGAGGAGTAGatggactcccctggcggtccagtggttaaggctctgcactcccaatgcagaggacatgggttctatccctggttggggaagatccagcatgctgtgtggcgtggccaagaaaaacaaaaaaagaaaggagaggagtagaaattgacaaactggaagatgaagactttaaaaatgaaggcatCTTCATGGAGGGTCTGGGCTCTGTGCATCTCTGGGAAAAAGGCAGAGCTGGTCAGAGTTTTATTGAGTGTAAGGGGGCAGGCCCAGCCCATTGGGTCAGCTCATATGCTTCTGTCCCCAATCCACCTTCCCCTAAGGCCAACCATGCCCCCCTGGCCACCTTCATCTGAGGTTGGCTGAGCAGGCTGGGGACACCAAGGTGGGAGCTGCAGGCTCTGAGATGCAGGGAGCCCTGCCTCAGGGCTCACAGTTCCCAAGTGATGCCAGGACACCCCTGCGATCTCCTGCCCTTACTCATCCCACCTGGTGAGTTGCTCAGCCAGTGAGGTGTAGATCTGGCCCAGGAGGAGGATCAGTACCAGGTAGGGCACAGTGCTGCCGATGTTGGCAACATTACCAGCCGAGGCAGGGTGATGGCCATCACCTTGAGCCCAGCCACGTGGAGAGGCAGAAGGAACTTGAGGATGCCCCCGTTGTGCCCAGAGTCTGGAACAGTGGTCCCACCCTCCATTGCTCCAAGGGGCACTCACTTGGGTCATGAGCAGAGTTGGCCGTGTGGAACATTGCAATGCTGACGATGCCACAGTAAATGATGACAGACACCAGGAAAATCATCACCACACAGAGCTGGGGGCCAGCAGGGAGAGCTGTCAGAGCTGGAAGGCAGGTCCGCCAGGGCACCAGCGCATCCTGGAGGGCACAGTCCTTCCAGAGCAAGGGCCCGATGCCCCCTCACCATGATGAGGATGGCTGCAGAGCTGGTAAGTAGGCGGGGAAGATGGGTGTGGGGTGGGAAGTAGGGCTCCTTCAGGCCTGTCACTGGGTTCTGGGCCATCTGTGGGGCCAGGGCAGCAAACTCTGGATGTGGGCACTCCTATCAGAGGGGGCAACAGAAATGTACATCCCAGGGCCCAAGGGTCTGGGTGTCATgaccctggggtgggggaagcctCCTGCCTTTTCCTGTTTGCACAGGGAGGTCTGGAAATGCAGGAATGAGGTctgattcatttttgtttctgcagGGCCTTTTTTCCCTAAGGCCTGGCTAAGAGcctgtggatggatggatggatggatggatgggtggatgggtgggtgagtAGACAGAGAAGTAAACAACAAATGGATGCACATGTAGGAGAGGGCTGGATAGTCTGAAGGACGGGTGGCAGTAGGTGGACAGGTGGGTGGGCAAACTAGACAGGCAAATCTCTGTAAGTGAATGCACAAATGTGTGGGTAGATGGGCAGATGGatgtatgtatggatggatgTCTCGGTGGAGGAGGACATGAAGGTGTGGTTGGATGGATGTTGGACATgaggatggatgggtagatggacgGATGTGTGGATGAATAGATAATGTATTAGTTATTCAATAACTATTAACCGACCACATACACTCTGCAGTAGATACTGGATATGACATGATGAACAAACTGGACAAAATCTAAGTCCTAACAGAGTTTACAGTgtag
Protein-coding regions in this window:
- the LOC136119608 gene encoding LOW QUALITY PROTEIN: anoctamin-7-like (The sequence of the model RefSeq protein was modified relative to this genomic sequence to represent the inferred CDS: inserted 1 base in 1 codon; substituted 1 base at 1 genomic stop codon) → MRKEMQEPDLQRLLGRPPEPWDGDGAEDKDRRTTVSARPAAAFVSQTPEATFSATGKPKSCLAKRRALAVYFAKLCALGAAGRGTEPACAAVGGRDEPGRGQPGGGVFPGTCDPALVLQARRNPDSDGGGGGSYCGAFACCNLCSNTCPISHWTFRRSKMDLSRPGVQAVPERLPVPDSHAFNAPQMLTWLQNTQPRFLGRASHDSYFSSTQRHQVVAEILARTIYGKEKRAEMVMARLLTEGVYTAAFPLREGPCDLPEYQVPGADLNPRQLLYSYWACWGCWQKYQPLHRIQEDFGDKAAIYFAWLVHPVLGLGYLFDHLGTVFFSIFMCFWATTFLEHWKHRSTTLGHHWDCSDFQEEEECPHPEFAALAPQMAQNPVTGLKEPYFPPHTHLPRLLTSSAAILIMLCVVMIFLVSVIIYCGIVSIAMFHTANSAHDPSDTVPYLVLILLLGQIYTSLAEQLTRKLKTWQQKRHLAGLQDTQIRQEQRRWEEDCELIEFKGQCDEYLEMVLQSRFITIFVAAFPPAPLFALLNNWVEIRPDTQKFXCEYWRLVAERTRLLLLEAIAYLSVIVNAFLMAFTSDFLPRLLYQXHHSQLCGYVNFMLAPGQALGWGGVGVRSRSREPRGTPRPPQPRYKGFRDAQRNLTLFYWKLLAVRLGFIIAFEHVVFFLGLIAWLVPDVPAALATKIKRERYLAKQALEDDREALLSSSQGVLEPWTVLEAGRSSLAEVGPHLAASNPILLPPVFPK